In Anolis carolinensis isolate JA03-04 chromosome 4, rAnoCar3.1.pri, whole genome shotgun sequence, the genomic window aaatactaagcATTAAAAAGAATTTAAAGCATTTACAATTATCGTGGAGACTCATCATTTAAATAGTATATTTCGCTAAACTCGGccatcagtgataaacatgagtccgcgataataaaaataaaatctaaaaacaaaaaagtctCCACTAAAGTCCAAGAGGACCAGAGTCAAAAGAAATATGAATTTGATTTATCCGGCCAAGCACCCCTTTTCTGTAATGCCTGGgacaagaagtgttttggatccccccccccccccccgggatgtTGGATTCCTGTaggtcaggcataggcaaactttggccctccaggtgtttttgacttcaactcccacaattcctaacagccagtggctgttagaaattgtgggagttgaagtcaaaaacacctgggaggACCAAAGTGCCCATGGCTGCTGTAGTTGCATATATGACATGGGACCCAAACCTTAACATGAAATTACTTCCTGTTCCATATATACTGCATGAAACAAACttatcagaaaacaaagatgtcactatctcagcctacTGTGGATGATTTTAgagtactgtacagtatattggAATTCCAGTTATGGGATGCTTAACTGATAAATACatgtactgtatgtattttatacagctttggCAGGACCCACTGGTTTTGGTTGTTTTGTATAgcactcatctatatatataaaagagtgatggcatcatggcgacccacaaaacaacaaaactacaggccccccaacctcgaaatttgacaacacaacccgtcatccacggctctaggttgatacaacaaaaagaaaagaaaaataaagtcctaattagagagagaggaataattgcttttatcccattgctgccagttagaaggctaagctcctccaacttggtctcctagcaacccaattaaaaaataattaaaaacactaaaaataattaaaaacactaaaaaaattaatacaataaaatactataacagaaaataactaaaaataatacaagaaaataataaaagataataaaaagataacttacaataaaatttattaaaaaaatatacaaataacgtcaaataaaaattacacaatttttaaccaataccaccaccactttgccacagcaacgcatggccgggcacagctagtattgctATATAAGTAAACAATAACAGtcatgagttgctgtgagttttctgggctgtatagccatgttctagaagcattctctcctgatgtttcacccacatctttggcaagcatcctcagaggttgtgaggtttgttggaaactaggcaagtggggtttatagagggtgtttgaaaaaggcCTCCCAATTCACCATTTACATTAAATGGTGAATAAggtgttctttttcaaacatcctgtttatctggaatgttcaggatgagagaaagaatgcttgtctgcCTAAGGCAAAtttgaatgtttcagttggccaactttattagcattgaatagcctggcagcttcaaagcctggaaacaagaaacattcagggccagttaacacctcccaacaaaggatttccctaggTAGAAAACagcaaacagccaggctttgaagctgccaggctattcaatgtcaatcaagctggccagttgaaacattcatagttgcctcaggcaggcaagaattctttctcccaccctgaacattccacaaatatataaaccccacttgcctagtttccaacacctcacaacccttaaggatgtctgccatagatgtggacaaaacatcatcagagaatgcttctggaatatggccatacagcaacccagtgattccagccatgaaagtgttcaacaacacaataacagTCATCATCAATGACTTTAGTTTTGTGGAGATTGAGAAAAGGGGTGGATTTCAGAGTGCATGAAGCAATTGTTTGCTAAAAAAATGTGGaatgggagaaaaggaaaggacagATATCTAATGAAATGGAAATGATGGGGCCTGATCAAAGTAAAGTACCAAGTCTGGGTGCAGTCACCTGCAAATGAGTTTTACTTACACACAAACACGCAACTACTTAATTCCAAATAAAAGGAGTTTGGTATAAATAATTTCACCTGGCTACTCTGGCATAAGAGAGCCAGCTTTAGAAACCAGGGTTCCAACTccagtttggccatggaaacccagtgggtaactttctcagcctcagagaaaactCCCTCTGAAAAAATTGCAAGGATCCTTCATTTGCATTAGGAGAATATTTCATATTACATTTTAGACCAGGGGTgtcatattcatttttattgagaGCCACATAAAtctcatggttgccttcaaagggccattgaatcaatGCCCAGGGgatctatggatacagagggccaacctTTGTTTACATAGTGATCAGTGTTCTTTATacgttattgaacaacaactcccattatctgccatgcagactggggataatggtaaTTGCAACCCAATGACATTTGTGGCTCTAAGGTTGGAGAAAAGTTACAGGACATTTTAAAGACAGGCATCAAATCTACAAGCCATGTATCTAAACTCAAACCCCAGTctactgactaaacagaacaaactgcagccttcctgATGCTACAGTAGCAcggctcccatcagctctagtcatgatgtgtaatgatgaggaatatgcAGGACATGTGGTCCAGTATCTGCAGGtccatataaaatgacatggtgggccagattCAGCTTGCAGGCCTTGAGTCTTATGCACATGCTTTTAAACATAAATCATTCTGAACTATTGTCCTACTCCTTGATTCTTATTGATTGATTCCTTATGGGTTTCTGATTgcttgtattattttaatatataatttgcTGCTGTTTCGAGGGAGTaaaatgtaaatgaataaatgcaaAGTACATAATATGTGCCTTCTTACTATTCCTGCATGCtattattttctctttgtttCAGGCTGCTGGAAGACAGCCTTTGTTCACCATGTATAGGCCAAAAGTAAGCTTGAAAGACCGGCAGCAACTTTACAAACTGATAATTAGTCAATTGCTCTATGATGGCTATATCAACATTGCTAATGGTTTGATAAATGAGGTGAAACCACAGTCTGTTTGTGCCCCCTCTGAACAGTTGTTGCATCTTATTAAAGTGGGTAAGTTTTGGTCTCAAAACAGaaatttcatatatttttgtcAAGCAAGTGTGATGCTGTATTTATATTGGCCACATTGGTAAGATCACCATGTTAGATCAAAAcattgatgctatggaatcctggggtttgtagtttggtggggcaccagcattctttcacAGAGAAGGCAAAAAATGTGGTAAAACTAGAACTTCCAAGATCTCAAAGTATTAAATCATGGGAGTGAAAGTGTTGTCagtctgcattaattcttcagtatagGTGCACCCTAGATCTTAGTTTCAGAATTGAACCTTTTACAACCTCAGGTATTTGCATTAACTACTCTATTTATAGGGGGAGATAAGTGAAAGTGGCATTTGGTCAATAATTTTGCATACACTTACTTTGGAGTAAATCTCATTAATATTTCTGAATAGGCATCATGTTGTTAAATCTTTTAAAATCCCCTTCTGAAGAATAGGATGACCCCTACTCTACGTGCATGAAATTGATATCTCGATTAATCAGACTTCAAAGTATGGCCATGAAGTGAGGTGTGATGTGTGAAATGAACAAGATGGATAGCAGAATTTTCATTTCACTTGTCCCCCTGCAAAAGTCTTCAAAATAGACTTGAAGATTATTGAAGCAACACTTGTCTTCCATGTATTGGAAAACAGAATCTTGTactcttctcttttttccccttgcaGGAATGGAAAATGATGATAGTGCTGTTCAGTATGCCATTGGGCGCTCTGATACAGTTGCTCCTGGCACAGGAATTGACTTGGAGTTTGATGCGGATGTGCAGACTATGTCTCCAGAGGCTTCAGAATATGAGACCTGTTACGTCACATCCCACAAAGGACCATGTCGTGTCGCTACATATAGCAGAGATGGACAACTAATAGCTACAGGGTCTGCTGATGCCTCAATAAAAATATTGGATACAGAAAGAATGTTGGCAAAGAGTGCTATGCCCATTGAGGTAATTCATATGGTTTGAGAAGTTCTGATTTTTGAATGTCTCATCCTATTtgtaaaacagtttattaatgagtTGCTGCTTATGAGAGACTTTTACATTCACTTTTACATTATATAGTAGCAAAATATATTGATTCCCCATATTCCACATCTTGGTAACACCACTCTTACATTTATTAGCGATTTGTTTCATGCATCAAAAGGTCATTGTTCCTGTGCTTTGTTTTCTAATCTTTTTTAGGTTATGATGAATGAAACAGCCCAGCAGAACATGGAGAACCACCCAGTTATTAGGACTCTTTATGATCATGTGGATGAGGTCACTTGTTTAGCTTTCCACCCAACAGAACAAATCCTTGCCTCAGGATCAAGAGATTATACACTTAAATTGTTTGACTATTCTAAACCATCTGCCAAAAGAGCCTTCAAATATATCCAGGTGAGATAGTTTATAAGAAACCTGAAGTATAATTATACTTGATTCAGAAAAGCCTTCATTTGCAAGTCTTTTTCATATTGTGGAATGTTGTATGTAAATATGTTTAGAATTAAGACCGCTTTGCAGTTCAGATGCAAGGAAAGAAATCACAATTATGGCTATAGGTATTCCTATTTAAACTAACCATGATAGTCTGTGTATCTGCCTTATATTTGTCAATCTGTATCTAGCAAAAGCTCCTAGAGGCCACCTTTTTGGGCCAAATATTGTAAATAACAATATATTCTAGTAggcagataattttttaaaaactttttttatccctccctatctccctgaagggactcaggccaGATCAGCATTTAGATCAGTGTAggagaaacacattttaaaaatcttctttCCTTTCAGTGTGGAAGGAGTGTAATAGGCTTCCCACTCCTTACTGCCCCTAAGAACTCGCTgtccttttgttgttttgcaaatATATTACCAaatcatattaatatttttaatcttttgattATGTCCATTTTAACTTGTTTAGGTAATAGTGCTCTTCTGTGGTCATTAATTCATTCTGAACAGCAGCCAGCACTAATTTACATTTAGATCATTTGTAATAATACGAAGATAACTTTCCATACTAATTCCCTATTTTCCAACTAAACAGGAAGCAGAGATGCTGCGTTCTATCTCATTTCATCCTTCTGGAGACTTCATACTTGTTGGGACCCAGCATCCTACCCTGCGACTGTATGATGTTAACACTTTCCAGTGCTTTGTGTCTTGTAATCCTCAAGACCAGCACACAGATGCCATCTGCTCAGTTAATTACAATGCAAGTGCTAACATGTATGTGACGGGCAGCAAAGATGGATGTATCAAGCTATGGGATGGTGTTTCAAATCGTTGTATCACTACTTTTGAGAAAGCACATGATGGGGCTGAAGTTTGTTCTGCCATTTTTTCCAAGAATTCAAAGTATATTCTCTCAAGTGGAAAGGACTCAGTAGCCAAACTCTGGGAGATATCTACAGGGAGAACGCTAGTCAAATATACAGGTGAGTAAAAGCAAACCTAAACAGTATGTTCTTTTATTCCATTCGTGCAGTCACAGTAGTGATCTCACAagtcacaaatctgcaaaagtggtCTATCTATATTTTTCCTGGATCTACAAGAAAATATTTTGATCAACGGCtaactttttgtattttatttgtttaatctAGAGTTTGTGATTCTGCCAAAAAAAATCTCTTTAGAATATAGGAAAAAATTAAGGGTGCTACTTTCAGATTTGTCAGGTGATTCCGTGTACCCTTGCAcatcttagaccagtggttctcaacctgtgggcccccaggtgctttggcctacatctccctgaaatcccagccaatttaccagctgtttaagatttctgggagttgaaggccaaaacatctggggacccacacgttgagaaccactgtcttagacaaACTGTAGTTTTATAGGTCTGTGCCTCACTTCATTTTCTAACAATATATCAAATTCATGGGGACTTCAGAAGTCaacatgtgacttgaaggcaaatacacccctggtggcacagtgtgttaaagcactgagctgctgaacttgcggaccgaaaggtgccaggttcaaatcccgggagcggaatgagcgcctgctgttagccccagctcctgccaacctatcagttcgaaaacatgcaaatgtgagtagatcaataggtaccgctccggcgggaaggtaacagcgctccatgcagtcatgctggccacatgactttggagatgtctatagacaatgccggctcttcggcctagaaatggagatgagcaccaacccccagagtcggtcatgactggacttaatgtcaggggaaacctttacctttacctacacagaCAATATATAGTACTTTTTAACCCTTATATCCCTTCAAGTGGCtggttttaaaaagcaacattacAATATAAAATAGGCATTTCTCTGCTTGATACATTTCCCTTTCAACGTGTTACATGTGCAATATCCTGAGTTCCCATGTATATTGGAGTGCAAATTCTACGAATAAACTCCTAAGAGACATGTCTTGTATTTCATCTTATAACATGTCAAACCACCAGAGTGCAGCCAAGGCCTAGCATTTATTAGGTGCTTCCTTGACAAAGAAACAGAGGTTTTCTAACACTATCAGGTCCTTCTTACTATGCATATTGTGGTTAACCTTCCTGCAAAAGCAGTACATTAGTATTGTGGGACAGTTTAAGTGCAGGTGGCAAAACATTTTCAACAAGAAGTAGCTATTTGAAAGACTATGCCATGGCTTTCCTCTGCCATTATCACACTGGCATAgtacaggatgtttgaaaaagaactccctagtttaatgtgtttatacttaaaactagggagttctttttcaaacaccctgtatattctcACAGAGCTGTTTAGGTTGGTGTAAGAAGTGTGGCCATCTATTTATCCAGTTACTGATCCATATGATCCCTTGACATACTCACCATTTCAGAATAACATTTTTTGTAGCTTTAAATGACTTGGCACCATAGAAAAGATGTTCAGCTAAAATCATCTTCGTTATTACAACTGCTTCAATTAGTTTAGGCTAATTTGACCCCTTCATCTGGTGTTTTCTGAACTGCATGAAATCTGTGTCCTTACCTACTGAAGTGGGTGAATATTGAAAGGGAAAAGGCACAGATACTGGGAATTGTTCAACTGGCCAGGGTGAAAGCTCTTAGTTGGATGATTTATTAAACTAGAAGAAAAGTACCTAGAGGTTAAATGAGTTTGGCTATTGTTAAAGGAACATAAGTGGATTAAAAACTCAGCTGTAATGTTGCAACATCTTCAGTGCTTGTGAGGAAAATTCTTAGCATCCTTGAAGGTAGTAGTCAACCTCTGTCAAAAAAGATATTGGCTATTTGTATTTTGCCTTTTAATGGAAGATTGATTGGACCATTAGATAGATAAATATGGAACACATTTCTTCAATGAGTTTCCTGTCTGGCTTCTAACCTGGTCATCTAATAATCTTGCCTTGACTTCTAATATTAGCCGTGGGCAACAGTAATATTTTAGGCATAATctgggaaattattattattaattaattactcTCCTCGCAGTCAGGGTACAACTCCATCCACAGGTTAAGACCCTTGATGGCAAACACCTCTGTCTAGTCtggattcattttcaatttgttttccttcATCCAGCCCACTACCTTCTGCAGGCATTCATTTAGAggacacactttattt contains:
- the cstf1 gene encoding cleavage stimulation factor subunit 1, which gives rise to MSNRRVTPACDRHQLPWVMSNNEQWPMRLPFLEADLRLQSMCGGSMQQPVRRSGPRSRLLLPPPPLPVPPPPPPGLPPAPLPLPPPPPEALGPPAAISSADRSRPKDGPAAGRQPLFTMYRPKVSLKDRQQLYKLIISQLLYDGYINIANGLINEVKPQSVCAPSEQLLHLIKVGMENDDSAVQYAIGRSDTVAPGTGIDLEFDADVQTMSPEASEYETCYVTSHKGPCRVATYSRDGQLIATGSADASIKILDTERMLAKSAMPIEVMMNETAQQNMENHPVIRTLYDHVDEVTCLAFHPTEQILASGSRDYTLKLFDYSKPSAKRAFKYIQEAEMLRSISFHPSGDFILVGTQHPTLRLYDVNTFQCFVSCNPQDQHTDAICSVNYNASANMYVTGSKDGCIKLWDGVSNRCITTFEKAHDGAEVCSAIFSKNSKYILSSGKDSVAKLWEISTGRTLVKYTGAGLSGRQVHRTQAVFNHTEDYVLLPDERTISLCCWDSRTAERRNLLSLGHNSIVRCIVHSPTNPGFMTCSDDYRARFWYRRSTTD